A DNA window from Ctenopharyngodon idella isolate HZGC_01 chromosome 10, HZGC01, whole genome shotgun sequence contains the following coding sequences:
- the fgf18b gene encoding fibroblast growth factor 18b isoform X1 has product MQKSHNHMCLFYFSLARCFQVVLLFYSPLQVLAVENVNFGVHVENQTGVRDGLSRKHHRVYQLYSRTSGKHIQVLGKKITAMGEDGDKYAQLVVEADTFGSQVRIRGKETNYYLCMNRKGKLVGKKDSSVNGGCVFIEIMLENNYTAWMSARYVGWYVGFTKRGRPRRGPNTLPNQRDVHFMKRFPPGEQPDLQPCSFTTVSKRSKRVQQTSTAPPPLP; this is encoded by the exons ATGCAAAAGTCACACAATCACATGTGTCTTTTCTATTTCTCTTTGGCCAGATGCTTCCAGGTCGTGTTACTGTTCTACAGCCCATTACAG GTGTTAGCAGTGGAAAATGTTAACTTTGGAGTTCACGTAGAGAATCAGACAGGGGTGCGGGATGGCCTGAGCCGGAAGCACCATCGGGTTTACCAACTATACAGCCGGACCAGTGGAAAACACATCCAGGTGCTCGGCAAGAAAATCACTGCCATGGGAGAGGATGGGGACAAATATG CCCAGCTCGTGGTGGAGGCCGACACCTTTGGGAGTCAAGTGAGAATACGAGGGAAGGAGACAAACTACTACTTATGCATGAACCGTAAGGGGAAGCTTGTGGGGAAG aaaGACAGCAGCGTAAACGGAGGCTGCGTTTTCATCGAGATAATGCTTGAGAATAACTACACTGCTTGGATGTCAGCGCGCTACGTAGGCTGGTACGTGGGCTTCACCAAAAGGGGCCGACCACGCAGGGGCCCAAACACGTTACCCAACCAGCGAGATGTGCATTTCATGAAACGCTTCCCTCCAGGAGAGCAGCCCGACCTGCAGCCCTGCAGCTTCACCACAGTCAGCAAGAGGAGCAAAAGAGTCCAGCAGACCTCCACCGCTCCTCCACCACTCCCATAA
- the fgf18b gene encoding fibroblast growth factor 18b isoform X2 — MQSILSSAVVLCFQVVLLFYSPLQVLAVENVNFGVHVENQTGVRDGLSRKHHRVYQLYSRTSGKHIQVLGKKITAMGEDGDKYAQLVVEADTFGSQVRIRGKETNYYLCMNRKGKLVGKKDSSVNGGCVFIEIMLENNYTAWMSARYVGWYVGFTKRGRPRRGPNTLPNQRDVHFMKRFPPGEQPDLQPCSFTTVSKRSKRVQQTSTAPPPLP; from the exons ATGCAGTCCATCCTGTCCTCTGCTGTCGTGCT ATGCTTCCAGGTCGTGTTACTGTTCTACAGCCCATTACAG GTGTTAGCAGTGGAAAATGTTAACTTTGGAGTTCACGTAGAGAATCAGACAGGGGTGCGGGATGGCCTGAGCCGGAAGCACCATCGGGTTTACCAACTATACAGCCGGACCAGTGGAAAACACATCCAGGTGCTCGGCAAGAAAATCACTGCCATGGGAGAGGATGGGGACAAATATG CCCAGCTCGTGGTGGAGGCCGACACCTTTGGGAGTCAAGTGAGAATACGAGGGAAGGAGACAAACTACTACTTATGCATGAACCGTAAGGGGAAGCTTGTGGGGAAG aaaGACAGCAGCGTAAACGGAGGCTGCGTTTTCATCGAGATAATGCTTGAGAATAACTACACTGCTTGGATGTCAGCGCGCTACGTAGGCTGGTACGTGGGCTTCACCAAAAGGGGCCGACCACGCAGGGGCCCAAACACGTTACCCAACCAGCGAGATGTGCATTTCATGAAACGCTTCCCTCCAGGAGAGCAGCCCGACCTGCAGCCCTGCAGCTTCACCACAGTCAGCAAGAGGAGCAAAAGAGTCCAGCAGACCTCCACCGCTCCTCCACCACTCCCATAA